In the Desulfuromonas sp. DDH964 genome, AATCCGGCCGCTGTCGGTAACATCCTCAATCTGCGCCACATCCTTGAGCCGGTCTGTTCCCGTCAGAAACCGGTCGACCACCCTGACGCACTCCTTGGCATGGCCAATCGCCTGAATCAGTGACCACGCACCGGTGGCAAAGTCGCCGGCGACAAAAATATTCTCCTGTGCCGTGCTGTGGGCCGCGCCGCTCTTAAGCCAGCCATCCTCCTGCACCAGCTGCCGGCGAAGGTTCGCATCGATCCAGCGGGTGTCGGGAACCTGGCCGGTGGCGAGCAGCACCGTGTCAACCGGGATTTCAACTTCGCTGCCCGAAATTTCGACCGGGCGGCGGCGCCCGCTGGCATCGGGCTGGCCGAGTTCAGTGCGCACAAAGCGCATCGCCGTGATCCTGCCCTTTTCGCCAACGAACGCCCTCGGCGCGACCATGCAGTGCAGGGGGATCTGCTCGTGTGCCAGCTCTTCGAGTTCACCCGGGGTGACAAGCATCTCCTCGACCGAGCGGCGGTACATGACTTTGACCTGGTCCTGCGGCATCCGCAAAATCGAGCCCGCGGCAACGGGACCTGCCTCTTCCGTTTCGAGCTGTAGTGTCGCTCCGCCCAGCCTGCGGGCGGTGCGCGCACAGTCCATGGCGGTAAAACCGCCGCCGATGACCACCACCTTCTCGCCAACTTCGGCGCGGCCGGTGGTATTGACTTCGAGCAGAAAGTCGAGGCCGTGTCGCACCCCCGCCAGTTCCTTGCCCGGCAGATCAAGGTGATTGGGGCGCAGGGTGCCGGCGGCCAGCACCACGGCATCGTACTCTGCCGCCAGCTCGGTCAGGGAAAGACTTTCACCGATGCAGGTATTGCAGATGATCTCAACGCCGAGCGCGACGATCTGCGCGATCTCCTGATCGATAATTTCACGCGGCAGGCGAAAAACCGGAATCCCCTGATTCAGCATGCCGCCCGGCTGGTGGTGTTTTTCGTAAACCCGAACCTGATGGCCGAGCAGGGCCAATTGCCGGGCCGCGGCAAGACCGGCGACACCGGCACCGACGATGGCAACACGCTTGCCGGACGCCGCAAACCACGGGTCGAGCACGACCAACCCCTGATCTTGGTAATCGGCCGCCGCCCGTTTTGAAAAACAGATGGCGACGGAATCACCCAGACCGTCCCAGCCGTGGCGGCATTCGGCTTCGCAGGGGCGCGCGCAGACGCGGCCGAGGACGGCCGGGAAGACATTGTCGCGCAGGTTGATCCGGTAGGCATCGGCGTGACGGCCGGCAAAAATGGCCGCCAGATAGTCGGGAATATCGGTGGCGGCCGGACAGGCTTTCTGACAGGGAATATTCTGCTCAAGCCAGGCCAAGTCTTTCGGCTGATCGGCACGGCCGAGCAGCCTGGAGAGCGCGCAGGAGGCGAGGGGCGCGGCCATCTCCTGGCGCTGTTCGTTCCAGCCGCCCAAGTGGTAGGTTTGCGGCTGGACCCCCGCCTGCAATGGTTGATCCTGACGCCGGGCAGCGACAATCTTCGCCATCAGCGGCAGGCGACTCCCCTGCGCCAGAGCGCGCTGCGCAAACACCTTCGCCGCGAAGGTATCGCCGCGCGTGGCGCTGCGCCGCTGATAGGCGGTCGCGATCAGCTCGCACACCGCGGTTTCGGTCGGGACTCCTGCATCGCACAAGAGGGCGACCGCTTCTTCAATTTGCTCGGCGTCGATGAGCGCCTGGGCTTGTACCAGAAGTTTTTGCATAAAAGTCCGCTCGTTTCAGGCGATCAGGGTGCGCAGGGTTTCGATGCCGAGCCGTGCGCAGAAATCGACGAAACGCTCGCTCTCGCTCCGGCGCTGTTCAAGGTAGAGGTCGAGAATTCTGCGCACCGCGGAAACGATCTGCGAGCTCGCCACGTCGCCGAGATATTCGGCGATCTTGCCGGCCTCACTCAGTTTGCCGCCGACAAAAATGCTGTAAGCCTCGGTGCTGCCGGTTTCCGGGTTGCGGGTCCGGGTGCCGCGCAGGCCGATATCGGCTACCCAGGCCTGGGCGCAGTTGTTCGGACAGCCGGTGATGTTGATACGCAGCGGACCAATCTTGCGCCAGTCGTTTTCATCGTCCGCCAGCGCGGCGTAGAGGCGGCGGCAGGCGTCCGGTGCGTCCGAGACCGCCAGTTTGCACAGGGTGCTGCCGACGCAGGCGACGATATCGGGCAGATGCTCATGGCCGGCAGTGCGCAGCCCGGCGCCGTGCAGGGCGTCAAGCAGCGCGGCGATGTTCTGGTTGGGAACCTCGTGCAGTTCGATGTTCTGACGGTTGGTGAACATCAGCACCCCGCCACCCAGCTCATCGGCCAGCCGCGAAATGGTGCGGGACCGCTCCGTGGTCAGTTCCGAGCGCGGAATCATGACGCGCACGATGCTCAGGCCGGGGTCGCGCTGGGGGATGACTTCCTCCCCGTTGAGGGACATGCGGCCGATGGTCGGAACCGGATTGCTGGCGACTTCGATCTGTTCCAGCCCGGCGATCCCCCGTTCGCGCAGGATCTCAAGGAGCAGCTCGCCGAACTTTGCCCCCCCCATGCGGTCCACCACCACCTTGAGACGCGCGTGGGCGCGCTGGCGACGGTTGCCGTGGCGACGAAAGGCCTCGATGGTGGCGCGGGTGACCGGCAGCACCAGCTCTTCGGGAACCCAGTCGAAGATGACCTTGGCCAGAAAGGGGCGGGCGCCGAGTCCGCCGCCGGCGTGAAATTTCCAGCCGACCCTGTCGCCACGTCGCACCGGCACCCAGCCCTGGCAGTTTATCAGGGTCTGCGCCAGCGCATCGTTGGCGGGCGCGACACTGATCTTGTGCTTGCGCGGCAGGTTGCGCTGGTTCTGGATCTCTTCATCCGCTGCCATCAAGCGGATCAGGCGCAGCGAATCGCCGATCTGGTTGGTTCCGACTCCGGCCAGTGACGAGCCGATAATATTGCGCGGCACATCGCCGCAGCCGTTTTTCGTCGTGATCCCGACCTCGGCCATCCCTTCGATGACCTTGTAGATATCCTGCTGGCGAACCCAGTGAAACTGCAGGGTCTGGCGCGTGGTGATGCAGAGCTCGTGCTGGGCGTATTCCGCGGCCAGATCGACCGCGCGGTTGAACTGACGGGTGGTCATGCGCCCGCCGGGGGTCACCACGCGGATCATGAAGAAGCTCGGTTGCAGCTGGTGATAGACGCCGCTCCACTTGAACATCGCCAGCTCATTGGGGGTGATGTCGGCAAACGGGCGGCGGGCGATCTCACGAAAATCGAAATCGGGATCGATCTCCAGCTTATCCTTTTCGACTTGCGTCAATTCAGGTTGTGCTTTCATGCTCTGACCTCATTTTTCCAGCAAGGCTTCACCGCGCGGGGACCGTTGCGTTCAGACCAGGCCTTCAAACAGGAGGCTGGTCAGGTAGCGCTCGCCGGAATCGAGGCGGACCGCGACGGCGACCGCCGCGCCACAAAAGATGCCGCCATCCTCTTCCTTCAGGCTCAGCAAATTACAGGTTGACTTATACGCTAAACTGAGTAAATTTGTCAAGAAACGTAACTGCAATTGTTGACATGTTAGCGTCTTTATGTTTGACAAAAAATTCACACTAGCCCTTGTAGAATAAGACACCGATTACGGAGAACCCGATGGATCCCATCTATTTCGACTACAACGCCACCACGCCGGTCGACCCGCTGGTGGTGGCGGAGGTTGTTGCCGCGCTGAACACCCGCTTCGGCAATCCGTCGAGCGGCCATCTTTACGGCCGACAGGCCAAGGAGGTGGTGGAGTTGGCCCGGCAACGGCTGGCCGCCCTGCTTGGCTGCACGCCGGCGGAGGTGGTCTTCACCAGCGGCGGCACCGAGGCGAATAATCAGGCGCTGATCGGGTTTGCCTTTGCCAACCGGGCGCGCGGCAACCACATTATCGCCACGCAGATCGAGCATCCGGCGGTGCTCGAACCGTTGAAATGGCTGCAGCGGCAAGGCTTTGACGTCACCCTGCTGCCGGTCGACGGTCACGGCCGGGTCGATCCGCAGGCCGTGGGGCGGGCCCTGACCCCGCGCACCATTCTGGTCTCGGTAATGCACGCCAACAACGAAATCGGCACGCTGCAGCCGCTGGCCGAGATCGGCGCCATCGCCAGGGAGCAGGGGATTGCCCTGCACAGCGACGCGGCCCAGTCGGTGGGGAAAATTCCGACCCGGGTCGATGAACTGGGGGTCGACCTGCTGACGGTCGCCGGGCACAAGTTCTACGCGCCCAAGGGCGTAGGGGCGCTCTATGTGCGCCAGGGGGTCACGCTCGACCCTTACCTGCACGGCGCCGGTCATGAAGCGGGCCGCCGCGCCGGCACCGAGAACGTGGCGTTGATCGCCGGGCTCGGCAAGGCGGCGCAGCTGGCGCAGGAGCGGCTGCCGGCCGAAGGGGTGCGGTTGCGCGATTTGCGCGACGATTTCCATCGCCTGCTGCAGGAGCGCGCCGGCGGTGTGATTCTCAACGGCCACCCCAACGAGCGGCTGCCCAACACCTTGAACATCAGCTTTGCCGACGTCAACGGCGCCGAGCTGCTGGCCCATCTGCCGGAGGTCGCCGCCTCGACCGGCTCGGCCTGCCACGACGGCAGTGGCGAACTCTCCGGCGTGCTCAAGGCGCTGGGCATCCCGCGCGGGCAGGGTTTCGGCGCGGTGCGCTTCAGCCTCGGGCATGGCAGCGACCGCGCAGAGATCGAGCGGGCGGCAGAACTGATCGCCGGGCGGGTCCGGGAATTGCGCCGCGGATGACAAGGCAAAGACTATCAAATCGATAGATTTTGAATTTTTTTCTTGACAGTCTTTCCGTAGGCGGGTTAATAATCGGCACAGTCGACAGTGTGCCAACCGCGCTGCCGGCCCAAAGAGTCTGCAACAACCACCCCAACAACTACCCTTTTGGTGCTGACCGGAAAAACCGGAGGCCGGGGCGATTCCCAGCGGCGTGCCATGCGCATGCCAAGGGGAGTTGTCCCGGCTTTTTTCTTGGGGTCGGCCCCCCCTGCGCAAGGAGTCGCGATGAAAACCGGTAACCAGTACCGCAAAAGCCTCAAGCAACTCGCTCCCAATCTTTACAAGTGGGGCAAGCCAATCAAGGACGTCACCCGCCATGCCGCCACCCGGCTGCATGTCAAGGCGATTGCCGATTGTTACGACGCCGGCTTCGACCCCGAACATGCGGCCATCTTTACCGGTGAGTCGCACCTGACCGGCAAGCGCGCCCACCGCTGGAACACCCTGATGCGCAGCGCCGATGACGTGGTCGCCAACGCGCGCATTAAACGCGCCCAGTTCCAGCGCACCGGGGCGTGCCACGGCGCGACCTGCGCCGGCTGGACCGCGCTCAATGCGCTGTGGGCGACGACCTGGGAGCTCGACCAGGCGGAAGGGACCGACTACCACCGGCGGCTGGAGAACTATTTCCGCTACCTCGAAGAGAACGCCCTGGCCACCGCCGGGGCGCTGACCGATGCCAAGGGGGATCGCTCCCTCGGTCCCGCCGCGCAGAGCGAGGCCGACCAGTATCTGCACATTAAGGAAGTCCGCGACGACGGCATCGTGGTGCGCGGAGTCAAGGCCCAGATCTGCGGTGTCGCCGCGGCGCACGAGATCGTCTGCGTCCCGGGCGGCGGTCTGAAAGAGGGGGAGGAGGCCTTTGCCGTGGCCTTTGCCGTGCCGCGCGATGTCGCCGGGCTGACGGCGGTGGAGACCCGGCGGCCGAGCGACACCCGCGACGAGGAAGAAGGCTGGGATGCCCCCAGGGCCGGCGGCGTCGGCCAGGCGTTTCTGCTCTTCGACGACGTCTTCGTCCCCAACGAGCGGGTTTTTATCCAGGGGCAGACCCGCTACGCCGGGGTCTTCATCAATCATTTCACCGCCCTCTACCGCGCCCCGATCGGTGCCTGCGTCGCCGGCCAGGGGGACGTGATGATCGGCGCGGTGCTGGCCCTGGCTGAAGCCGGCGGCTTGTCGCAGAAGGTCTTCCAGGAAAAGCTGACGCGCATGGCGATCAACAACGAGACCACTTTCGGGCTCGGCCTCGGCGCCATCCTGCAGGGGCAGGCGCACCCGTCGGGGGTGTGGATTCCCGACCCGCTGCTGGCGCACATCAACAAGGTGCAGGTGGCCATGCTCCCCTACGAGACCAAGCGCCTCGCCCAGGAGATCGGCGGCGGCATCACCGAGACCGGCTGCTTCCCCTCGTGGCAGGATCTGACCAGCCCGCTCTACGGCGACAAGCTGCTCACGGCCCTGGCGGCGGTCTCCGACGGCGAGACCCGCGCCCGCCTGGCGCGGCTGGTCGAATGGCTGACCGTCGGCGGCGGCATCCCCGGCTGCCTCAACGGCGGCGGCTCACCGGATGGCGCGCGGCTGGTGGTGCGCGCGCTGGAGCCGTGGAAAAAGTTTGCGACCAACGCCCGGCGCATCGCCGGGCTCGATCAGAATTAGACAGGAGACAGCAATGGCCAGCAATCTGCTCGAAAAACCAAGCGAAGACCTGCACACCAGCTACCGCGACGCTGAGCTCGAAACCCTGCCGCGCCCGCAGCTGGAAGCCTTGCAGCTGAAGCTGCTGCGCGAGCACATCGCCTTTGCCTCCGAGCACTCCCCCTGGTACCGCCAGGCCTTTCGCGCCAGCAAGGTTGGCGCCGCCAGCCTCGGCAGCCTCGACGATCTGCGGCACTTTCCGTTCATCAGCAAGCAGGTGCAGCGCGAACGCCAGCAGGCGGTCCCGCTGCTCGGCGATCTGCTGGCGGTGCCGGAAGCCGAAGTGGTCTATGCCTCGGCCTCCAGCGGATCGACCGGCGTGCCGACCCTCTCCCCCTTCACCGCCGGCGATTTCGACGCCTGGCAGGAGGTGCAGGCGCGCCTCTTCTACGCCGCCGGAGTGCGCGCCATCGACCGCTACCTGCACGCCCTCAACTTCTCCCTCTTCGTCGGCGGCCCCGATGTCATCGGCGCCCAGAAACTCGGCGCCCTCTGCTTCTGGGCCGGCACCGTCCCGGCCGAGCGGCTGCTGTTTCTGATGCAGGAGTTTCAGCCGACGGTCACCTGGACCACCCCCTCCTACGCCTGGTATTTGGGAGAGACCGCCAGGGCGCAGGGGATCGATCCGGCCAGGGATCTGGCGATCAGCCGCATCATCGTCGCCGGCGAGCCGGGCGGCTCCCTGCCGGCGACCCGCGCCGCCATCGAGAACCTGTGGGGGGCCGAGCTTTACGATTTCTACGGCATTTCCGACATCTTCGGCGCCAACGCCGGCATGTGCAGCGAGCGCAACGGTCTGCACTTTACCGAGGATCACCATCTGCTTGAAGTTCTCGATCCCAAGACCGGCGAGGCGGTGGCCGACGGCGAGAAGGGGGAGCTGGTGCTGACCACCCTGCAGAAACGCGCGCGGCCGATGATTCGCTTCCGCACCGGCGACATTGTCACCCGCGACGCTTCGCCCTGCCCCTGCGGCCGGACCCATGCCCGCATCTGGGTGCACGGCCGCACCGACGACATGTTCATCGTCAACGGCGTCAACCTCTTCCCCGCCGATGTCGAGGTCGCGGTGCGTGACATTCCGGAGTTGACCGGCGAATACCGCATCACCCTGAGTCGCGAGCAGCACCTGACCCGTTTCACCCTTGACGTCGAACGGCGCGACGGTACGGCCCACAACGACGCTGCGCTGATCGAACGCCTGAAGAGTCTGCTGCGCAACCGCCACGGCATCGCCCCGAGCGGCGTCCATATTCTCGCCGACGGCGCCCTGCCGCGGGCGGTGCACAAAGCGAAACGGGTCATCGACCAGCGCTGAAAGAATCCCGATCTCAATAGCAGGTTTTAAGAAAAATATTGTTGACCAACTTTGTCGATTACAGTATGATAAAATCTATAAAAACGATAGACTAATAGTTATATAAAAAATCGTGTCATTGTCCATGAGGCTGACCGGAACTACCGGAGGCAGGGGACCCCATCAAATAACTCACAGCAAGGAGAACGCAACATGAAAAGGTTTCAAATCCCCATTCTGGTCGGCCTTTTAATCATCACCCTCAGCCTGCTGGTCGGTTGCGGCAGTTCCAGTGATGTCAAAACGGCAGCCAATGCGCAGCCGGCTGCCATCACCACCTTGAGTGACAGTTTCGTCACCACCGATTTTGTCGCCGCTGTCCAACAGGGCTCGGTCAATGAAAAGGTCGTTCTCATCGACACCCGTTCAGCGGCCGAATATGCCGCCGGGCATATCGAGGGAGCAATCAATGTCCAGCATGGCGACTACATCCGCACCCGCACCGTCGCCGGCGCCACCTCGGACGTCAAATACCTTATCGTCAACGAGCAGGAATTCGTCGACCTGGTCAACAGCCTGGGGATCACCCCAGACACCACCGTGGTGGTCTACGACAACGACATCAGCTTCGGCTGGGCGCCGCGCCTGGCCTGGACGCTGCAATATTACGGGCACGCCCGCGCTTTCTCGGTCGATGGCGGCATCCAGAAGTGGCAGCTGATCGATGGCCGTCCGCTGGTGACCACCCCGACCCTGCCGACCCCGAACACCACCAGCTACGTCATCAGCGGCCAGCGCAGCATTCTGGCCAGCAAGGAAGAACTGAGTGCCGCGGTGGGAAATTCCTCGTTTGTGGTGCTCGACGCCCGGGTGCCGGGGGAATACGCCGGGGTGACCAACGCCACCTGGGATGCCTACCGCCTCGGCCACATCCCCGGCGCGATCTTCATCGACTGGGCCGACGTGCTCAAGGATAACGCCGCTGGCGTTTGGCTGGCCGATGGTTCGCGTCCGGTCAAAGTGCTGAAGAGCGAGACCGAACTGCGCAACTACTTCGCCGCCCGTGGCGTCACCGCCGACACAACGATCATTGCCCATTGCGAGGGGGGGATCCGTTCCTCCTTCATCACCCAGGTGCTGCTCGGTCTCGGCTACACCGTGAAGAACTACGACGGTTCCTGGAACGACTGGGGTAAACAGACCGACGGCACCGCCTTCCCGGTGGAGAACACCACCGCCACGCTGGAAGCGTTGCGCGACCCCACCGCCGCGATCAGTGACTATTTCGCCAGCACCGACGAGCTTGCAACGGAACTTGCGGCCAATCCGGCCACTACCAAGATCATCGACATCCGCTCCGCGGCACTCTACGCGGCCGGTCACATCCCCGGCGCCATCAACGTTTCGGCAAACGCGTTGACCGTTGATCGTGCCGATGGCGTCCAGCGCCTGCTCCCCTCTCAAGCCGAGTTCATTGCCCTCGCTAACAGCCTCGGCATTGTCGATGGCGACCGCGTGATCGTTTACGATGCGGACAGCAGCTCGTCCGCCGCGCGGGTTGCCTGGTCCTTCGTCTACTACGGCCATGACGCCCGTGCCCTCGACGGCGGCTACAAGAAGTGGACCGGTGAAAGCAAATCGACCGAAACGACCGTCAATACCCCGGTCGCCACAAGCAGCTTCACCATTGTCGGCAACGATGGCAGCCTGGCCCTGGCCGCCGATGTTCTGGCGGCGATCAGTGACCCTGCGGCGGTCATCAACGACACCCGCCAGGCCACCGAATACCTGCAAAGCGTGCCGCGCACCGACGGCCTCAATCCGGGGCATGTGCCGGGCGCCATCTGGCTCGAATGGTCCGACCTGCTGACCTACGACGCCGCCACCGGCGCCAAGGTGCTCAAAGATGCCGACTCGCTCTTCTATCAGTTCCTCGCCGCTGGCATCACCCCGGACAAACGGGTCATCACCTATTGCCAGTCGGGCTACCGTTCGGGTTTCTCCGCCCTGGTGCTCAAAAGTCTCGGCTACCCGGAGGTGCAGAACTACGACGGCTCCTGGCGCGAATGGGGCAAGTACAACATTACCGACCCGACCAATTTCCCGGTCGAGTAAGCCCTTGGCACTCGCTGATGTCTAATTTCGGGTCGGCCCTCTCTCCGGGCCGGCCCACTTTTTCCCAATTGGAGCCTGACTGATGAAGCTTTTTCCTTTGCTACAGATATTCATCTCCACTGCGGTTCTGTTCCTCGCTACTTCCAGCCTCAGCTTCGCCGGAGCCTGGACCCAGAAAGCGGGGCATCTCTACAACCGGGTGGCGCTCAACTACTATTTCGCCGACCGCAACTTCGACGGTGACGGCGACCGGGTCGATTTCGCCAACAACGGCGAGTTCAGCGATTACAACCTGAGCAACTACTTCGAATACGGCCTGACCGACCCCTTGACGATTTTCGGCTCGCTGGCTTACAAACGGATTAAAAACGACAGCGATCTGCGCCGCGACACGACCTGGGGGGTCGGCGATATCGACCTCGGCTTGCGACAGCGGTTGCTCGACAATGATCTGGGGATCTTTTCGGTGCAGGCACTGGTGAAAATCCCCGAGGCCTACGACGAGGACGACTATCTGCCGCTGGGCAACGGCCAGTACGATATCGAAGGGAAAATACTCTACGGTCGTTCCCTCTACCCGCTGCTCCCCGGTTACACCAACCTGGAGCTCGGCTATCGCTGGCGCGATGGAGCGCCGTCCGACGAGATCCGCTATCTGGTCGAAATCGGTTTCGACCTGGCGGAAAAGGTCTACACCCGCGGGAAACTGGATGGCATTTTCAGTGTCGACAACGGCGCCCGCACCGACGCCACCGGTAATCCGACCACCACCAATAACTTCGACCTGGCCAAGCTGGATCTGACCATTGGCTACAAGCTGACCCCGGCCTGGGCGATCGAGGCGGCCTGGACGCCGGCAATTTACGGCCAGAACACCGCAGCCGGTGCGACCTACACCCTGGCGCTCAGTTTCGCCACCCCCTGAAAGTGAGCGATTGTTTCATGGCACAAACGAGTTCCGAACTGCGGGTGCAATTGCGGACGCACCAGTCCGAGATTCTTGTCGGTTGCGATGAGTGCGGCATCTGCGTCGCCCAGTGCCCCTATCTGCAGCGCAGCGGCAACCCGCTGCAAATCGCCGCCGCCCTCGATGGCGCCACCCCGGCCAGTCTGACCAGCGCGTTCGATTGCACCCTGTGCGGCCTGTGTAACGCGGTCTGCCCCCAGCAGCTGCCGCTTGACGATTTTTTCCTCGAAATGCGCCGGGAGGCGGTCGATCGCCATCACGGCGCATTCGCCGCCCACGCGCCGTTGAAAAATTACGAAAAGCTCGGCACCTCAAAACGCTTCACTCTCTACCGGCTTCCGCACGATTGCACGACGATTTTTTTTCCTGGTTGTTCCCTCTCCGGCACCCGTCCCGGCGGGGTCAACCAGGTCTTCAGCCAGCTGCAGCAAGGCGACCCGCAGGTCGGCATCGTCTTCGATTGCTGTCTGAAGCCCTCGCACAGTCTCGGCCGCGAAGCCTATGTCGACAGCATGTTCAGCGAGATGCGCGACTGGCTGGTGACGCAGGGGGTCAAGGAAGTGCTGGTCGCCTGCCCCAACTGTCAGGTCATGTTCGAACGTTTCGGTGCCGGGCTGCAGGTACGTACGGTGTGGGAAGCGCTGGCCGATTCCGGGCTGCAACCACAAAAGGCCAGCGGCACGGTGACGGTGCACGACCCCTGCGTCATCCGCAATTCGACCCCGACCCATGCGGCGGTGCGCACCCTGCTGCAGCGTCAGGGGTTGACGGTGGAAGAGATGCCCAATTCGGGCCCGAACACGGTCTGCTGCGGCAAGGGAGGGGGGGTCGACCTGCTCCAGCCCGAACTGGCGGCAGAATGGCAAGACCTGCGCCGGCGCGAAGCCGCGGGCCGTCGCACCATCAGCTACTGTGCCGGTTGTGTACAGGCACTCGGCACCCAGACCCCCACCAGCCATCTGGTCGACATCCTGTTTGCTCCGCAGGCGACTTTGGCCGATCGTAAAAGAGGCGCCAAAGCGCCCTGGACTTATCTGAATCGACTGCGCCTGAAAAGCGCCTACAACCGTAAAGAGGGATTTGCCGTGAGCCGTGAGAGAAACATTCTTCCTGAAAATTCGTCATCCAGAAAATCGGCGTTGAAACCTTTGATCCTGCTAACGTTGCTGGCAGCCGTCATCGCCACGATTCAGTTCTCCGGAGCAGACCAGTATCTGCAGCAGGAGAAACTCCAGGCCCTGATTGCCGACTATGGCGTGCTCGCCCCATTGAT is a window encoding:
- a CDS encoding FAD-dependent oxidoreductase is translated as MQKLLVQAQALIDAEQIEEAVALLCDAGVPTETAVCELIATAYQRRSATRGDTFAAKVFAQRALAQGSRLPLMAKIVAARRQDQPLQAGVQPQTYHLGGWNEQRQEMAAPLASCALSRLLGRADQPKDLAWLEQNIPCQKACPAATDIPDYLAAIFAGRHADAYRINLRDNVFPAVLGRVCARPCEAECRHGWDGLGDSVAICFSKRAAADYQDQGLVVLDPWFAASGKRVAIVGAGVAGLAAARQLALLGHQVRVYEKHHQPGGMLNQGIPVFRLPREIIDQEIAQIVALGVEIICNTCIGESLSLTELAAEYDAVVLAAGTLRPNHLDLPGKELAGVRHGLDFLLEVNTTGRAEVGEKVVVIGGGFTAMDCARTARRLGGATLQLETEEAGPVAAGSILRMPQDQVKVMYRRSVEEMLVTPGELEELAHEQIPLHCMVAPRAFVGEKGRITAMRFVRTELGQPDASGRRRPVEISGSEVEIPVDTVLLATGQVPDTRWIDANLRRQLVQEDGWLKSGAAHSTAQENIFVAGDFATGAWSLIQAIGHAKECVRVVDRFLTGTDRLKDVAQIEDVTDSGRIREMDAVPLQRMPTTPLARRDLMTEVDLGFSAETSGDEAQRCYQCHFKYEIDSDKCIYCDWCVKAKPRPECILKIKSLHHDANGRLTGWKIARKVDEVSQVWINQADCIRCGACVAACPVDAISIQKVSLHAVCPVTG
- a CDS encoding nitrite/sulfite reductase, translated to MKAQPELTQVEKDKLEIDPDFDFREIARRPFADITPNELAMFKWSGVYHQLQPSFFMIRVVTPGGRMTTRQFNRAVDLAAEYAQHELCITTRQTLQFHWVRQQDIYKVIEGMAEVGITTKNGCGDVPRNIIGSSLAGVGTNQIGDSLRLIRLMAADEEIQNQRNLPRKHKISVAPANDALAQTLINCQGWVPVRRGDRVGWKFHAGGGLGARPFLAKVIFDWVPEELVLPVTRATIEAFRRHGNRRQRAHARLKVVVDRMGGAKFGELLLEILRERGIAGLEQIEVASNPVPTIGRMSLNGEEVIPQRDPGLSIVRVMIPRSELTTERSRTISRLADELGGGVLMFTNRQNIELHEVPNQNIAALLDALHGAGLRTAGHEHLPDIVACVGSTLCKLAVSDAPDACRRLYAALADDENDWRKIGPLRINITGCPNNCAQAWVADIGLRGTRTRNPETGSTEAYSIFVGGKLSEAGKIAEYLGDVASSQIVSAVRRILDLYLEQRRSESERFVDFCARLGIETLRTLIA
- a CDS encoding cysteine desulfurase family protein, yielding MDPIYFDYNATTPVDPLVVAEVVAALNTRFGNPSSGHLYGRQAKEVVELARQRLAALLGCTPAEVVFTSGGTEANNQALIGFAFANRARGNHIIATQIEHPAVLEPLKWLQRQGFDVTLLPVDGHGRVDPQAVGRALTPRTILVSVMHANNEIGTLQPLAEIGAIAREQGIALHSDAAQSVGKIPTRVDELGVDLLTVAGHKFYAPKGVGALYVRQGVTLDPYLHGAGHEAGRRAGTENVALIAGLGKAAQLAQERLPAEGVRLRDLRDDFHRLLQERAGGVILNGHPNERLPNTLNISFADVNGAELLAHLPEVAASTGSACHDGSGELSGVLKALGIPRGQGFGAVRFSLGHGSDRAEIERAAELIAGRVRELRRG
- a CDS encoding 4-hydroxyphenylacetate 3-hydroxylase N-terminal domain-containing protein, encoding MKTGNQYRKSLKQLAPNLYKWGKPIKDVTRHAATRLHVKAIADCYDAGFDPEHAAIFTGESHLTGKRAHRWNTLMRSADDVVANARIKRAQFQRTGACHGATCAGWTALNALWATTWELDQAEGTDYHRRLENYFRYLEENALATAGALTDAKGDRSLGPAAQSEADQYLHIKEVRDDGIVVRGVKAQICGVAAAHEIVCVPGGGLKEGEEAFAVAFAVPRDVAGLTAVETRRPSDTRDEEEGWDAPRAGGVGQAFLLFDDVFVPNERVFIQGQTRYAGVFINHFTALYRAPIGACVAGQGDVMIGAVLALAEAGGLSQKVFQEKLTRMAINNETTFGLGLGAILQGQAHPSGVWIPDPLLAHINKVQVAMLPYETKRLAQEIGGGITETGCFPSWQDLTSPLYGDKLLTALAAVSDGETRARLARLVEWLTVGGGIPGCLNGGGSPDGARLVVRALEPWKKFATNARRIAGLDQN
- a CDS encoding phenylacetate--CoA ligase family protein is translated as MASNLLEKPSEDLHTSYRDAELETLPRPQLEALQLKLLREHIAFASEHSPWYRQAFRASKVGAASLGSLDDLRHFPFISKQVQRERQQAVPLLGDLLAVPEAEVVYASASSGSTGVPTLSPFTAGDFDAWQEVQARLFYAAGVRAIDRYLHALNFSLFVGGPDVIGAQKLGALCFWAGTVPAERLLFLMQEFQPTVTWTTPSYAWYLGETARAQGIDPARDLAISRIIVAGEPGGSLPATRAAIENLWGAELYDFYGISDIFGANAGMCSERNGLHFTEDHHLLEVLDPKTGEAVADGEKGELVLTTLQKRARPMIRFRTGDIVTRDASPCPCGRTHARIWVHGRTDDMFIVNGVNLFPADVEVAVRDIPELTGEYRITLSREQHLTRFTLDVERRDGTAHNDAALIERLKSLLRNRHGIAPSGVHILADGALPRAVHKAKRVIDQR
- a CDS encoding sulfurtransferase — its product is MKRFQIPILVGLLIITLSLLVGCGSSSDVKTAANAQPAAITTLSDSFVTTDFVAAVQQGSVNEKVVLIDTRSAAEYAAGHIEGAINVQHGDYIRTRTVAGATSDVKYLIVNEQEFVDLVNSLGITPDTTVVVYDNDISFGWAPRLAWTLQYYGHARAFSVDGGIQKWQLIDGRPLVTTPTLPTPNTTSYVISGQRSILASKEELSAAVGNSSFVVLDARVPGEYAGVTNATWDAYRLGHIPGAIFIDWADVLKDNAAGVWLADGSRPVKVLKSETELRNYFAARGVTADTTIIAHCEGGIRSSFITQVLLGLGYTVKNYDGSWNDWGKQTDGTAFPVENTTATLEALRDPTAAISDYFASTDELATELAANPATTKIIDIRSAALYAAGHIPGAINVSANALTVDRADGVQRLLPSQAEFIALANSLGIVDGDRVIVYDADSSSSAARVAWSFVYYGHDARALDGGYKKWTGESKSTETTVNTPVATSSFTIVGNDGSLALAADVLAAISDPAAVINDTRQATEYLQSVPRTDGLNPGHVPGAIWLEWSDLLTYDAATGAKVLKDADSLFYQFLAAGITPDKRVITYCQSGYRSGFSALVLKSLGYPEVQNYDGSWREWGKYNITDPTNFPVE